The genome window GTCAGACGCCTTGCGATGAAACCCGGCAGATCGCCCGCGCTGGTGAAACCTAGGTCGCATAGTTGTGCCAGCGCCATCGCGGGGTAGTCGTCGTATACGCTGACCACATCCATGTCCTCGGGTCCCAGGCCCGCCTTGCGCCAGAGCGCTGGCGCGAAGGCGGCGATGCCGGTTTGCAGGCCGTCGCCTTCCTGCTGATCGTTGTTGTAGCGGGCCTCGCTGGCGATCAGTCGCACGCTGATGCCTTGCGGCCGCGCTCGCAGCACCAGGGCGCTGGCGCCGCTGACTACTGGGACGCAGTCGAGCCTGCCCAAGGGCGGCGCGACGATGGGCGCGGCGAGATAGTCGGCAAGCGTCAGGGGCTGGCGGTAGGCGGCGTTGGGGTTGGCGGATGCCCATTGCCGTTGCGCCACGCACAGCGCTCCGTAGTCTTCGCGGCGTAACCCTGTTTGCGCCATCTGACGCTGCGTCAGCATGGCGAAGAGCGGATTGGGGCCTTCGCACCCGAGCGGGCTCAGGTATTCCTGCGCGCTGCGGTTGTAGCCGCGTACCAAACCGGCGAAGTCCGCGCCGGTGAAATGGTCGCCTGCCACTAGCACGATGGTTTCTGCGTGGCCGGCTTCCAATGCCAGCCACGCGTGGCGCAGCAT of Achromobacter seleniivolatilans contains these proteins:
- a CDS encoding thiolase family protein, whose protein sequence is MTRRGPGIVGVGETPALRHPDASCTTAGLLAQAVGSALRSANLSPSQVDGLGVASFTLRPDRAIDLAWQLGLRLNWCMQDEMGGASAINMLRHAWLALEAGHAETIVLVAGDHFTGADFAGLVRGYNRSAQEYLSPLGCEGPNPLFAMLTQRQMAQTGLRREDYGALCVAQRQWASANPNAAYRQPLTLADYLAAPIVAPPLGRLDCVPVVSGASALVLRARPQGISVRLIASEARYNNDQQEGDGLQTGIAAFAPALWRKAGLGPEDMDVVSVYDDYPAMALAQLCDLGFTSAGDLPGFIARRLTTRDLLVNTAGGQLSAGQAGTAGGMHGLVEVSRQLLGMAADRQLHGVRHGVVTGYGMVQLRYGMCANAAVLTQEGA